The sequence below is a genomic window from Nostoc flagelliforme CCNUN1.
GCTGAATACTTGACTCAGGTTGTTATAAATAGATTCGCCATCTACCAATACCTGATCGCGGACATCAATGCTGATTTTGCCTGCATCTCCTTCTCCTGAAGTACTTGCACTGAGTTGAGCACCGTTAGTAATGGCAAGACTACCTGCCTTAATCTCAATTCCGCCTGATTTGCCTACAGCACCCTGTTCCACTTGGCTCAATAGTGAGCTACGCGGATCAGTGACAGATTGCCCGTCAATAACCGCCTGATTAGTAGCTGTGACTCTAATCGTACCTGCATTACCTGAGCCTTTAGTGCTAGCACTGAGTTGAGCGCCATCACTCACCTCAAAAGAACCAGCCTGAATATTAATATCACCAGAGTTGCCTTGCACTCCAGCCTCCAGTTGATTCAATGCTCCACTGCTGGGCCCACTAAAAACTACCTGATCAGTGGCATTAATTTCGATATTTCCCGCCTGAGGTTCAGGTAAACCCAAATTTCGGTCTATTCCAGCTAATAACCGACTTCCTTCCACAATATTTACGTTACGACCGTTAATCGCAATACTACCGCCACCCCCACCCGCAACATTCACCACTGCTGGCTTAGATAAGGATACATCAGCAGAGAGAGATACATCAGCTCGTTCAACACCATTGGGAAAACTTAGAGAAGCTACTCTTGGGATTCCTTGAGACTCTTGGACATTAAAACCGACTATTCCCGCACCAGTTAATCCTCCTAACTCAATGCGACCCCCAGGTACTCCCAAGCTCCCACCATCAAGGATGACATTTCCACCGACTAGTCCCAAAGTGTTCCCCGACGGTAAGTAAAGAACAGCAGATGATTGATTGACAATGCTCGCTGAATTCTCTCTCAAGCGCAATCCTACAGGAATATTCACTGTTAGCAGTGGCGGTGCTTGTGGGTTTGTGGCGCTAAACTCTAACCCATTACCAAACACTAGGCTATCTGCGGTAGAAGCTACAAATGATCCTCCCATATTTAAAAGGGCATTGGGACCAAAGATAATTCCATTAGGATTAATGAAGAACAGATTGGCTTGGCCCAAAACCCCCAGAGTTCCGAGAATATTCGAGGGATTACCTCCTGTCACCCTAGTCAAAATATTCGTAATTTCTCCTGGATTTGTAAAATAGGCTTTTCCTCCTTCACCAACGTTAAATTCTTTGAAACTGTGGAATAGGTTGCTTCCTTGAATTGCTCCTCCATTAATCTGCTCAATATCACTGCCTTCAAGTTTGCCTTTTACTACAACTGAACTTTTATCGCCTAAAGTCGCATCAGGTGTAATTTGAGTTGTAATTTGTGCTTTTGCTGGACAGGGAACAATACAAGAGAACAAAGCCAATGCAAAATTCACCCCTATAGATAGAGGTAAGGTATTGGAGAGGAGCGATCGCTTGGAGTGTTGCATAACTTTTGATTTTTAGACTTTTGTTAATCAGAGATTTTGTGACAAAAAATTTTAGAAAGGATTCGCAACTATTGAAAAATAAATACCGTCTTCCTGTAAAGTCCTGCCTCTGTCTTGAATATCTGTTAATGGAATACCATAATCAAGGCGAGCATTCAGGCGATCGCCCATTTGCCACTGTAAACCCAATCCCAACCCCAGCAAGGTATTAGTCAAGCTATTAATATTTTGGTCTGGATTGCCAGAACTATTCCAACCTACGCCAAAATCAATAAACGGCACTACCTGCAAAACTCCTCCGACATTTTTTACCCGCAGTACTGGTAATTGCACTTCTGCTGATGCTAAAAAGCCGTTATCTGTCAACAGAATATCTTGTCGATAACCTCGAACACTACGCAGACCGCCCAGCCCAAATTGCTCTAAAGGCACAAGGGCACGGGTTGAGAATTGCAGGTCAGAACGGATCACTAGTAAAGTTTGCGGTGCTAAAAGTCGCACGTATTGTCCTTGTCCCCGCCAAGAAAAAAACCGACTATCAGGAGGCTCATTGTTGACGGTAGCATTGAAGATATCTAAACCAAGGTTAAATTGAGAGCGCACAGCTAAGGCTTGTTGAGAATTACGCTGCTGATATTCTTGGAAGAATTGCAAGGCTGAGATGCGGGTTTCTCCCTGTTCGTTAGCACCTGGTGACACTAAAACCCCGGGAAAACCTTTCAGTTCAGATTTGCTTTCTTGTCGTAAGACGGATAGACCCACAGCAAATTCTCTGTTGGGAGATAAGATTAAAGGTTGGCGGAAGCCTAACTCGAAGTAATTGGAATTACCAATGATATCTAGGCGGTCAAAGGGTGGTTCGACAATTTCAGTACTCGTCAAACCACCTCTGAGGGTAATTGTGCCATTACGAGGATTAACAGGTATGTTGTAGCGTAAGTCAAAGGCGTTGCTACCATCAGTATTGATATATTCCAGATTCAAGCCATCCCCAAAACCGAATAAATTTCCTTCGTTAATGCGGACACCGCGTCGTAAGCTGCCAACACTAGGGGCACGACCATTATCTATAAAAAATTCTGTATTAAAGGAGTCGGCTTCTACTACCTTGACTGTCAGTAAACTTAATTCGGGACGCGACCCAGCAGACAATTCGGCTGATATATTCTGAATTAGGGGGTCAAGTTGCAAGAGTTGCAAAGCTGACAGCAAGCGCTTTTGATTTAGGGGTCTAGCGGTGGCAATGGCTAATCTGCTGCGGATGTAGTTCGAGTTCAACCGTCGTGTACCCGTTACCGCAATTTCTTCTAGTCCTCCTTCAATAATCTGGATTTTGACGACAGATCCCTGTTGAGATAAGGTTTGACCAGCCGGAATCACAGCACCACAATTGATATACCCTGCATCGGTATAGAGTTTGGTGATAGTAGCCTCAACTTCTAGTAATTCTACAAAGGTTAGCGATCGCTTGGTGAATTGGGCAGTAATTTTAGTTAACTTTTCGTCGCTAAATGCCGTGTTCCCATCAAACTCGAATTTCCTAACGATGATACTTTCAGGAAGGTCTAAGCCTTCTTCAGAGGAGGGAAATGTTTTAGGAGGAAGTTCGAGGGCAGGTTCTGGTCGTGGCTGTGGGATTGGGATTGGCTGTTTTGGTTCTGAGTCGAGAACCTGAGACAAAATTGGGTCTAATCTTAGTTGATTCAACTTTGATAAGCCTGTTGTGAGTACAGGGATCTGACGGAATTGATCCTGGCTCGTTAACAGACGAGTTCCTGATAAAGTTAAGTTTTCAATTTCTTTAACAGACTGTCTCTGGCTATTAATAGCTAAGAGGATGTTTGAAAAGTCCTCCAGCGTCTGTTTCACTACCCTGGCTACCGAGAAACTGCTACGAGAGAATCGGAGTTTTGGGATTAGAGATCGCGCCCCTGAGTCGCACTTGAGGCTGAAGCTGACCCTTTTCAAACAACCTCTAAGACATCAGCCAAGGCACTACCTTGGTTAAAAGCAAGTAACACTCCTAAAATTCTGGGAAATTTTAGAGCTAGTGTTAAATACGAGAAGCTTACACAGCATATTTTCCCCATTTTTATGAAAAAGCTCACTATTTTTTAAATTATTCTGCCACCACCATAGTGAGACAAGCAAAAAACTCTAATTTACAGCAATTTTTCACCTCTTTAGCTGCTATAGAAAATGGTTGGAGCAATCGTATTACTTTCCATCTTATATAGTGTACAGAAACAGATTTGAGGAAATATTACCACTTCAGTTAGACATTTAATAGCTTTTTTTATACTTTATAGAAATAAAAATAAGCTTCTATTGTGAATACGTCTTCAATAAATAACCCAACAGAATTAATTAAGTAGGTAGGCAATTTATCATTATGTAACGAAAAATTAAGCATAAACGCAGAAGTTAAATTTTATACCTTATTACTATAATTTAAATTTTTTCTCCTACCTGTAAATGATGACTTTAGTTGCTTACTTCAAGTAATGAAAGAAGAGGGAATGGGGCTGACTTTTCACGGGAAGTCCTCAAGCCTCGAAAAAGCGTGGCTTTTTCCACAGCCTAATTGTTAATAGCTCTGAGTTAATGAAAATAGCTAACGGAAAAATCAGGGTTTAGGAAACCGCTAAAATGAGCTTTTCCACATGCCGTGAAAAGTCAGGGAATGGGGCAGGGCTATTTAATTCTAAAAAGCTGTTTAAGTATGTCTAGCAGGTTGTCGGAGAACTGGCAGAAGAGATTGAGTGTCGCTTCGTAGTCAACCGTTTTGAAAGTTCTTGGCATGAATTGAGATGCATTGGTATCTTACTGTCTCACTAAATGGGGTTCTCCGACAAGCTGCTAGTCCAAAAGAACATAAACATTGAGCTTGTGCCATGTTTTTAAACATATTGTCTCGGTATAAATTGAGTGAAAAATTGCGAGCGAAAGCAAAAATCTGTTTTGGCATTAACCTCACATGGCTCTCAGGGGGGCCGCATCATGTCAATAAGACTAGTCTATTCTCAATAGACTAAAAAATAATCTCATTAATCCCTACTTATTGACAAAAATTTTAGCGTAGGCGCAGCCCGTCGCAGACATCACTTTGAGCCTTGAAAAATAAATCAAGCCAGAAATACTGATTTTTCGTTGGGTCTTAATCTCCTGGAGTTTAGACTAAAAGCGATATGAGAGACGCAAACCAAATGGAATGTCTTCGAGGTAGATGATCCGAAACTACACCAAGTACGGGTTAGCCTGTGGAAAAATCTACATTTTCGTAAAGCAGCAGCACGTCCGATGTCATTCAGATGCAGGAAAGTGAACGGTTTTTCCTTGCTCAAATGGAATAGTTACATTATTTGGACAGCTAATTAGACTGCGTTCCCAGTCAAGTACAAAATCTGTCTTGGTGAAGCGATCGCCATTACGTACAGGCCAAGCTTTACAGAAAATAGTTAAGTCCTCGGAACGTTGTTTTACCCAATGACTCGGTAAGTAGGCGCGGTCAATATGCAGTTCTACTAGCTTCACATTCTGAGCTTTCAAATCTGCATCCATCGCCTCGGTAACTTGAGCTTCTGGAATGTTAGCACTTGTCAAACCAACAGAGCGTACTACCCCAATCTCCAAATCCTTGAGTACATGACGTTTGAAACTCCGGTGTATGCTTGTAAAATTAATGCCAGTGCTAGCAGTGCTGGAGGAACTGGACACTGACCCACTGTACTGTCCTTGAACATAGTTGCCAGAGTTGTTTGAAACTCCTCATTAAAAAGGTGGTGACGATTGTGGCGTAGAAATATAAATAGTTTGGCTTTCTTAATGCCAGAAATGATAACTTGTTCTGCCTCTGACAATTCTATGGGAGGGTTCCAGTAGGGAGGACGCATAAATTATACCTCTATATCATGCCCAACTGATTTCAGTAAATCCCTCTTCATATTACATCCAGTTTGTCAACCATTATTACTTGACCGACACAAGCGTTAACGAGCGCATCCTTTTTTTCCTAGTTTTTCTCACTTCACATTATCTCTTTTTTGTCAATCATTATTACTTGACCGACGCCCTAGGCACTCCTAAACAATGCGAACGGTGGAGTGACTTAATGCCTTTCATGACTTGGGAATTGTGGTTAGCTCGTGATATTGTTACTGACAATCCAATACCAAGGGCAGAAGTCTGTTGATAAATTCACCCCTGGAAGAGTTGCGATAAGCGTTGGGTGGAGTTTTCGCGGTGATTGGCACTCCTACAAGAGCACCCAAACCTCGCGGAAAGTCCCCTGGTTGGGAACCAGGAAAAAAGCGTCACCGTAAAAACCGATACCCCATTGTTAAAAAAACAGTAACACCACCACTTAAAGAACCATCAATTGCTGTTTAATATTCAAGATTATTCATAATTTCACTACGTCTCTGATTAACTCTGCCCTGCTGAGTCGTTTTGCATGGCTTAGTCTAAACTCCAGTAATCTCCAAATGCCCTGGTATCCTGGCAAGACGTTCAACGGGTTGGTTCGCTTGCCAAATCCACATCCATAGGACTTACGCACTGTACAAATGCATCGTGATGTGCATTACCTAAAATAGGAAGTTTTCAGGCTTTTCTTAATTATCCTGCGATCATAAATAGACCATGCTGTAGGGGCACAGCAATGCTGTGCCCTTACGAAAGATATGGTTTTTAACCTTGGTCCATATTTGGTATTTCTTGTCAATGCGTAAGTCCTAATCCAATCGGTTGAGATGGAGTATATATTATGCTGCGTAGATATCTGCTTTCCCTGTTTGTTTTGACCTTTAAAGTCGTGGTTTTGAGGTCAAGCTTGTCAACGCTCACTACGTCTTTTTTATCACCTTTGGACTTCTGGAAGTGCCTACTCTGACCCTGGTATTGATGCTTGTGAGCAACAGTACCGAGAGCGCACGTTGAAAAACTTGAAGAAAAAAGCTCAGGCTTTTGGCTTAGAAGTCATCCCTATTTCTGACTCAGCGCCATGTGTTTCTTAGGAGTTCTACTAGCATATACTGAGAAAGATTTTTTACTATCTCTCAGACTTTTCAAACGCACCCTTACTTTTACGTATAATGAAAAATAAGGAAAGAGCAGTAAAAATACTGTATATTTATTGTGTAGCACAGTTTAGCCTAAAGCAAAGATATTTTGAGCCAGCAAATAAGACAGATAGTAATTAAAATTACTAGAATTAATTGCAGGCCAAATAAAAAACTGAACATTTATTTCAATAGGAGCCAACAATGATTCGGGAAACAAACAATCACTCTATGCAACAACAAGAAGGCAATAGCTCAAAATTAAGTGAGGATGCCTCTGCTAGAAGCTCATTTCATCCTCCAAATATTAAGTCAGCAATTGATTGGGAAAAACCAGATTTTGATGAACTTGACTTGTGTATGGAAATTACCACATACATTCTCAATGAGCAATAATTGTAGATACGAAGTCTAATTGCTGAATAAAACCTCTACCTGCTTTCTGTTTTTATGTTCCTAAAAATTCTTGGTACTGCCGCAGGTGGTGGTTTTCCCCAATGGAATTGTAACTGTCCTAATTGCCAAGCAGTCCGCACAAATCGTGCAGGTGTAAATTGGCTAAACCAGTCATCAATTGCAGTGAGGACAAATAATCAGCCTTGGTTTTTGGTCAATGCCTCTCCAGATGTACGTCCGCAGTTAGAGAAATTGCGGGAAGGACAACCGTCTACAATTCGGTCAAGCCCCATCGCTGGTGTCTTGTTAACTGATGCAGAGATTGACCATACCACTGGGCTGGTTATCCTCAGAGAATCTACAGAAAAGCTGCGCGTCTACGGTACAGAAACAGTACGTAAGGCTCTGACAGAGGGTTATCCCCTGCTATCTACGTTAGCAAGCTATTGTGGTGTGGAATGGTCTGTACTTGAACCTCATGTACCTATAAACTTGGGGTTGAATGGAGCAGATGGTTTGGAAGTGGAAGTATTTCCATTAGCAGCCAAACCACCAAAATATATGCGCCACCAGACAAATTTAGATGGAATTTGGGTTATAGGTTTGACATTTCGTGATCGCACAACTGGCAAAGTTGCTACTTATGCTCCAGGTTTAGCTGAACTTGACGAAAAAATCTTAGAGCGGTTTGAGTCTAGTGACTGCATTTTAGTAGATGGCACTTGCTGGCACAATGATGAGTTGTTGGCTTTAGGAATATCCAAGCTGCAAGCCCGCGATATGGGACACTTACCCCTTAACACTAGTTTAAAAAGCCTTGCTAATCTGAGCCGTCCTCGTAAAATTCTCGTTCACATCAACAACACTAACCCAATTCTTTTACCTGATTCAGAGGAGCGCAAAATTGTTGAAGCCGCAGGAATAGAAGTTGGTTACGATGGTCTAACCATCGAATTGTAATTTTGAGGTGTAAAAAAAGCGTGTTGGAATTAGTTAAAGAACCTCTCCCGTGGACTCAGACAGAACTAGAGGCTGTATTGCGATCGCAACATCGCCGCTATCATCATCTGCATCCATTTCATGCAAGGATGAACAGTGGTGATTTAACGCCAACAGAAGTACGGCGCTGGGTAGCAAATAGATTTTACTATCAAAAAAGTATTCCTCTTAAAGATGCTGCTATCTTGTCAAACTGCACTGATTTAGAAGTGCGGCGGGAATGGATTCAACGCATCATTGATCATGACGGTCAAGGTGAGGGCGAAGGTGGTATTGAGGCATGGTTAAAACTCGGTAAAGCTGTAGGATTGTCTCGTCAAGAACTCTTAGAAGACCAGCACGTACTGCCAGGAGTTCAATATGCAGTGGATGCCTACGTTAACTTTTGCCGCACTCGACCCTGGATTGAAGCAGTGGCTGCATCGCTGACTGAACTGTTTGGCCCAGATGCAATTCGAGTCCGCTTAGTTGCATTAGAACAGCATTACCCGTGGATCGATCCTGCTGGATTTGACTATTTTCGGGCACGTCTTCACCAAGCACCCAGAGATGCTCAATATGCCCTCAAGCAAGTCCTTAAACACTGTAGAACTCGTGAGTCTCAGGAACGAGCAGTACAAGCTTTAATATTTAAGTGCAATTTGTTGTGGAGCCAATTAGAGGCGATTGAACGGGGCGATACTAGACCTCAAGAAGGATATAAAGAATAGGGGACAACAGACAAAAGTTAACAGTTATTCTCTTTGTCTCTAATCTTTATAACATTAACTACGAATTACGAATTAAATGAGTATTATAGAGAATAATGCCCAACCTCGGCTAGTTCATGGTGTGCGTTTACGCTGGGATGAGCTGAGAAAGCAGCATTGGCTCCTGATTCCAGAAGGGGCACTAAAATTAAACTCCACAGCAGCAGTAATTTTAGCACTTTGTAACGGTGAGCGAACTCTTAATATGATCGCAGCGGAGCTGAACGAACAGTACCAAGGCGAAAATATGCTAGAGGACGTGCGCCATCTGCTCTCTCGAATTAGTGAACGAGGACTATTAACTGTAGAAGGAATAGAACCAGAACCTTTACCTCCAAATGAAAAAAGTAATTTCTCAAGTGGAGCAGATTTAAACTAAACACTATTACTAACAATGACGACTGATAGACCTTTAAGCTTAATTGCAGAATTAACATATCGCTGCCCACTACGTTGTCCGTACTGCTCCAATCCGCTTAATTGTGGCGATCATTATTATCGTCAAGAGCTTTCCACCGAGGATTGGTTGCGAGTAATTCAGCAAGCCTCAAACTTGGGTGTGTTACAGCTTGGCTTAACCGGCGGCGAACCACTGCTACGAAAAGATATAGAATTACTTGTGGCAGCAGCAGCCAAAGCCGAACTATATACTACTTTGATTACTGCTGCTACACTGTTAACTCCAGAACGAGCTACACAGCTGCGTGATGCCGGACTCGATCACGTACAAATTAGTATCCAAGATAGTCGTGCTGCTGAGTCGGACTATATTGCTGGAACTCCCTCTTTTAAGCAAAAACTAGAGGCAGCAAGATTAGTAAAAGCTTTGGGTTTTCCGTTGACACTTAATTTTGTTCTGCATCGGCAAAACCTAGACAGGATTGATGAGATTTTAGATCTGTGTGAGGTTTTAAAAGCAGACCGAGTTGAATTAGCGAACACTC
It includes:
- a CDS encoding ShlB/FhaC/HecB family hemolysin secretion/activation protein, with product MSQVLDSEPKQPIPIPQPRPEPALELPPKTFPSSEEGLDLPESIIVRKFEFDGNTAFSDEKLTKITAQFTKRSLTFVELLEVEATITKLYTDAGYINCGAVIPAGQTLSQQGSVVKIQIIEGGLEEIAVTGTRRLNSNYIRSRLAIATARPLNQKRLLSALQLLQLDPLIQNISAELSAGSRPELSLLTVKVVEADSFNTEFFIDNGRAPSVGSLRRGVRINEGNLFGFGDGLNLEYINTDGSNAFDLRYNIPVNPRNGTITLRGGLTSTEIVEPPFDRLDIIGNSNYFELGFRQPLILSPNREFAVGLSVLRQESKSELKGFPGVLVSPGANEQGETRISALQFFQEYQQRNSQQALAVRSQFNLGLDIFNATVNNEPPDSRFFSWRGQGQYVRLLAPQTLLVIRSDLQFSTRALVPLEQFGLGGLRSVRGYRQDILLTDNGFLASAEVQLPVLRVKNVGGVLQVVPFIDFGVGWNSSGNPDQNINSLTNTLLGLGLGLQWQMGDRLNARLDYGIPLTDIQDRGRTLQEDGIYFSIVANPF
- the pqqA gene encoding pyrroloquinoline quinone precursor peptide PqqA, which produces MIRETNNHSMQQQEGNSSKLSEDASARSSFHPPNIKSAIDWEKPDFDELDLCMEITTYILNEQ
- the pqqB gene encoding pyrroloquinoline quinone biosynthesis protein PqqB produces the protein MFLKILGTAAGGGFPQWNCNCPNCQAVRTNRAGVNWLNQSSIAVRTNNQPWFLVNASPDVRPQLEKLREGQPSTIRSSPIAGVLLTDAEIDHTTGLVILRESTEKLRVYGTETVRKALTEGYPLLSTLASYCGVEWSVLEPHVPINLGLNGADGLEVEVFPLAAKPPKYMRHQTNLDGIWVIGLTFRDRTTGKVATYAPGLAELDEKILERFESSDCILVDGTCWHNDELLALGISKLQARDMGHLPLNTSLKSLANLSRPRKILVHINNTNPILLPDSEERKIVEAAGIEVGYDGLTIEL
- the pqqC gene encoding pyrroloquinoline-quinone synthase PqqC — translated: MLELVKEPLPWTQTELEAVLRSQHRRYHHLHPFHARMNSGDLTPTEVRRWVANRFYYQKSIPLKDAAILSNCTDLEVRREWIQRIIDHDGQGEGEGGIEAWLKLGKAVGLSRQELLEDQHVLPGVQYAVDAYVNFCRTRPWIEAVAASLTELFGPDAIRVRLVALEQHYPWIDPAGFDYFRARLHQAPRDAQYALKQVLKHCRTRESQERAVQALIFKCNLLWSQLEAIERGDTRPQEGYKE
- the pqqD gene encoding pyrroloquinoline quinone biosynthesis peptide chaperone PqqD; amino-acid sequence: MSIIENNAQPRLVHGVRLRWDELRKQHWLLIPEGALKLNSTAAVILALCNGERTLNMIAAELNEQYQGENMLEDVRHLLSRISERGLLTVEGIEPEPLPPNEKSNFSSGADLN
- the pqqE gene encoding pyrroloquinoline quinone biosynthesis protein PqqE, which codes for MTTDRPLSLIAELTYRCPLRCPYCSNPLNCGDHYYRQELSTEDWLRVIQQASNLGVLQLGLTGGEPLLRKDIELLVAAAAKAELYTTLITAATLLTPERATQLRDAGLDHVQISIQDSRAAESDYIAGTPSFKQKLEAARLVKALGFPLTLNFVLHRQNLDRIDEILDLCEVLKADRVELANTQYYGWAYHNRTVLLPTRQQLERADAAVALARKRNICPMGILYVLPDYYEDYPKPCMSGWGNRALVIAPNGDVLPCQAASSIPELEFANVRNHSLDWIWFESSTFNRFRGTEWMPEPCQSCDRRQLDFGGCRCQALLLTNNAAATDPVCHLSPHHHLITTVTKQANQENLDSPLPLVYRSMQM